Proteins from a genomic interval of Desulfovibrio piger:
- the rseP gene encoding RIP metalloprotease RseP gives MLTTIVAAIIVLGGLIFFHELGHFAVARWLGMGVSTFSLGFGPKLLKYRHGKTEYALSLVPLGGYVALVGENDENDIPSGFTREECFSLRPAWQRFLVIAAGPFANILLACILCWVVAWGWGNAVMLPQVGAVMPQSAAAQAGLQKGDLILSIDGRPLHSWDEISPTVAEANGRPLTLTVARQPAEGMTQGTELELTLTPQWSTRKTIFGEDEKAWLIGIGPLGSVRVEELGFSEALKTGLVQTWRLVDLTWQSFVKLAQRVVPADQVGGPIMIAQMVGQQAEQGLVGVLGLAALISINLAILNLLPVPVLDGGQMLFCLIEMIFRRPVPQKIQEWGMRVGMALLLSLMIFATFNDVTRIINTPDEAPAVEKTAP, from the coding sequence GTGCTGACGACCATCGTTGCCGCCATCATTGTCCTTGGCGGCCTGATCTTTTTCCATGAACTGGGACATTTCGCCGTGGCCCGCTGGCTGGGCATGGGCGTGTCCACCTTTTCCCTGGGCTTTGGCCCCAAACTGCTCAAATACCGTCACGGCAAGACGGAATACGCCCTGTCGCTGGTGCCTCTGGGCGGTTATGTGGCCCTGGTGGGCGAGAACGACGAGAACGACATCCCCAGCGGTTTCACCCGGGAGGAATGCTTTTCCCTGCGGCCCGCGTGGCAGCGCTTCCTCGTGATCGCGGCCGGGCCCTTCGCCAACATCCTGCTGGCCTGCATCCTGTGCTGGGTGGTGGCCTGGGGCTGGGGCAATGCCGTCATGCTGCCGCAGGTGGGCGCCGTCATGCCCCAGAGCGCGGCGGCACAGGCCGGTCTGCAGAAGGGCGACCTGATCCTGAGCATCGACGGCCGTCCCCTCCATTCGTGGGACGAGATATCCCCGACCGTGGCCGAGGCCAACGGCCGTCCCCTGACCCTGACCGTGGCCCGGCAGCCCGCCGAGGGCATGACCCAGGGCACGGAGCTGGAACTGACCCTGACGCCGCAGTGGAGCACGCGCAAGACCATCTTTGGCGAGGATGAGAAAGCCTGGCTCATCGGCATCGGGCCGCTGGGCTCGGTGCGCGTGGAAGAACTGGGCTTTTCCGAGGCGTTGAAGACGGGCCTTGTCCAGACCTGGCGTCTGGTGGACCTGACCTGGCAGAGCTTCGTCAAGCTGGCCCAGCGCGTGGTGCCCGCCGATCAGGTGGGCGGCCCCATCATGATCGCCCAGATGGTGGGCCAGCAGGCGGAGCAGGGCCTTGTGGGCGTGCTCGGTCTGGCGGCGCTCATCAGCATCAACCTGGCCATCCTCAACCTGCTGCCCGTGCCCGTGCTGGACGGCGGCCAGATGCTCTTTTGCCTCATCGAGATGATCTTCCGCCGCCCCGTGCCGCAGAAGATCCAGGAATGGGGCATGCGCGTGGGCATGGCCCTGCTGCTGAGCCTGATGATCTTTGCCACCTTCAACGACGTGACACGCATCATCAATACGCCGGACGAGGCCCCGGCCGTGGAAAAGACGGCCCCCTAG
- the tsaB gene encoding tRNA (adenosine(37)-N6)-threonylcarbamoyltransferase complex dimerization subunit type 1 TsaB yields the protein MATHAVPGTGLELILNAAEGVLQIVVTEDEAILCAQEWYRSERATEILAPALAELATSLGIRWSDLRRIACVRGPGSFTGIRLTLATAAALRRCGRAQLAGLDYMQALATTAVMRRGMLYGGHVWVLTHARRNLVHCQPFISYGPEIPAQPLQGVSLCTPAEAVAAITADTADATLVCGTGLRRNADACAPLENLPAVTCLPACIHASTEALCLLARHGDYAPEDIEPLYVRPCDAVDNLPDLARRQGRDSDAATAELERLLHLAPGSEI from the coding sequence ATGGCGACACACGCTGTCCCGGGAACGGGACTGGAGCTGATACTCAACGCCGCTGAAGGCGTGCTGCAGATCGTGGTCACGGAGGATGAGGCCATCCTTTGTGCGCAGGAATGGTACCGCAGCGAGCGGGCCACGGAGATCCTGGCCCCGGCGCTGGCCGAGCTGGCCACGTCGCTGGGCATCCGGTGGAGCGATCTGCGCCGCATCGCCTGCGTGCGCGGGCCGGGCTCCTTTACGGGCATCCGCCTGACCTTGGCCACGGCCGCCGCCCTGCGCCGTTGCGGCCGGGCGCAGCTGGCCGGGCTGGACTACATGCAGGCCCTGGCCACCACGGCCGTCATGCGGCGCGGCATGCTCTACGGCGGCCACGTCTGGGTCCTGACCCATGCCCGCCGCAACCTTGTCCACTGCCAGCCTTTCATCAGCTACGGGCCCGAGATCCCGGCCCAGCCCCTGCAGGGCGTGTCCCTGTGCACGCCGGCCGAGGCCGTGGCGGCCATCACGGCCGATACGGCGGACGCCACGCTGGTCTGCGGTACGGGCCTGCGGCGCAATGCGGACGCCTGCGCGCCGCTGGAAAACCTGCCTGCCGTGACCTGCCTGCCCGCCTGCATCCATGCCTCCACCGAGGCCCTGTGTTTGCTGGCAAGGCATGGTGACTATGCTCCCGAGGACATCGAGCCGCTGTATGTGCGCCCCTGCGATGCCGTGGACAACCTGCCCGATCTGGCCCGTCGCCAGGGCCGGGACAGCGATGCCGCCACCGCCGAACTGGAGCGCCTGCTGCATCTGGCCCCGGGCAGCGAGATCTGA
- a CDS encoding tetratricopeptide repeat protein, which produces MSRMSTGSALCRLPLFALPAVLALTLLLPAPIPAADTAAPAPDAAQAAESGSSPEERAAEAVLGEVQSALDSKDYKKAVTLLTPLTKNGNAEALYILGRLTQDGRGVKKSPQRAVTLFRQAADKGLANAQNALATALATGDGVRRNYGEAGRWFRKAAEQGLAMAQYNLGYLYAHGRGVRKSENEAIDWYGRAANQGLADAQYSLGWMYLNAKASNQDDTKAAHWFQRAAEQDHLKAQNNLAYMYAEGRGFAQDNLKAVEWYTRAAERGYAEAQYNLGFMYEQGRGVPQDYAKAVEWYRKAADQNEPAAQYSLGLMYDQGTGVQRNLSEATRWYRLAAKNGDPDAKAYLRAQNRK; this is translated from the coding sequence ATGTCCCGTATGTCCACCGGCAGCGCCCTGTGCCGCCTGCCGTTGTTCGCCCTGCCCGCCGTCCTGGCCCTGACCCTGCTGCTGCCCGCGCCCATCCCGGCGGCCGATACCGCGGCTCCCGCCCCTGACGCCGCTCAGGCCGCCGAAAGCGGCTCCAGTCCCGAAGAGCGCGCCGCGGAAGCCGTGCTGGGCGAAGTCCAGAGCGCCCTGGACAGCAAGGATTACAAAAAAGCCGTCACCCTGCTCACCCCGCTCACCAAAAACGGCAATGCCGAGGCCCTGTACATCCTCGGCCGCCTGACCCAGGACGGGCGCGGCGTCAAAAAGAGCCCCCAGCGTGCCGTGACCCTGTTCCGTCAGGCCGCCGACAAGGGCCTGGCCAACGCCCAGAACGCGCTGGCCACCGCGCTGGCCACGGGCGACGGCGTGCGGCGCAACTACGGCGAGGCCGGACGCTGGTTCCGCAAGGCCGCTGAGCAGGGCCTGGCCATGGCCCAGTATAATCTGGGCTACCTCTACGCCCACGGCCGCGGTGTGCGCAAAAGCGAGAACGAGGCCATCGACTGGTACGGCCGTGCCGCCAACCAGGGCCTGGCCGATGCCCAGTACTCCCTGGGCTGGATGTACCTCAACGCCAAGGCCAGCAACCAGGACGACACCAAGGCGGCCCACTGGTTCCAGCGCGCCGCCGAACAGGACCACCTCAAGGCCCAGAACAATCTGGCCTACATGTACGCCGAAGGCCGCGGCTTTGCCCAGGACAACCTCAAGGCTGTGGAATGGTACACCCGTGCCGCCGAGCGCGGCTATGCCGAGGCCCAGTACAATCTGGGCTTCATGTACGAACAGGGCCGCGGCGTGCCGCAGGACTACGCCAAGGCCGTGGAATGGTACCGCAAGGCGGCTGACCAGAACGAGCCCGCCGCCCAGTACAGTCTGGGCCTTATGTACGACCAGGGCACCGGCGTGCAGCGCAACCTTTCCGAAGCCACCCGCTGGTACCGTCTGGCCGCCAAGAACGGCGACCCTGACGCCAAGGCCTATCTGCGCGCCCAGAATCGCAAGTAA
- a CDS encoding LIC12162 family transferase: MAQTRHLVLGLMPRGADPDTHWAAGPWCFDTEEDFFPGWEDSFVFGREPLRDPATLDRAVLMAQSLTVDSIPALGRHLLDLQRRRAEENNPVSTLLGPDEIDLPGVYWETLLTPWACTVARQLVERWLRVRAMVEDWGHLPLHVELLPEDCAFSFATEHDFVMSGALGADWNTWLMSRLLEAVWPERWTRSYALPVCASYGRLIPPEDSGSLKQRLRAWARSCVLRLPCPPLRGMRLHQALRYSLALLHPSRQSDASRPLAAHFGSAATGVEHDLPLDPLPIFIGALPQTLAELDHPDHVAPARVPRVRVASVRAHEDTHYRQKLALWRARGHRVMFVQHGGNVGQVRCLCETPLVEFSQHAFGTWGWSHYEATGAGKGGQFLPLPYPLLANMADQWRGGDDTLLFVGAEMPLYGHRLDSRPTPLQWLQYREDKQWFLEDLPRRLHDKILYRPHFDAPGSLDDAPWLLPRFPHVRLCSGPLEARMLTCALMVLDHHGTTLLQALAANVPTIAYWDRSIWPMTDEALARLDLLAEAGIWQPSAEAAAAKVREVWDNPARWWLDERVQSARRAFCREHAFVDPKGPDAHIVSLLQRL, encoded by the coding sequence ATGGCTCAGACGCGCCACCTTGTCCTGGGGCTCATGCCCCGTGGGGCCGATCCCGATACCCATTGGGCAGCCGGGCCCTGGTGTTTCGATACGGAAGAAGATTTCTTTCCCGGCTGGGAAGACAGCTTCGTCTTCGGCCGGGAGCCCCTGCGCGATCCCGCCACCCTGGACAGGGCCGTGCTCATGGCCCAGTCCCTGACCGTGGACAGCATCCCCGCCCTGGGGCGGCACCTGTTGGACCTGCAACGCCGTCGCGCCGAGGAAAACAATCCCGTCAGCACCCTGCTGGGCCCGGACGAGATCGACCTGCCCGGCGTCTACTGGGAGACCCTGCTGACGCCCTGGGCCTGCACGGTGGCGCGCCAGCTGGTGGAACGCTGGCTGCGCGTGCGCGCCATGGTGGAGGACTGGGGCCACCTGCCCCTGCATGTGGAGCTGCTGCCCGAGGACTGCGCCTTTTCCTTCGCCACGGAACACGATTTCGTCATGAGCGGCGCCCTGGGCGCGGACTGGAACACCTGGCTCATGTCCCGCCTGCTGGAGGCCGTCTGGCCCGAACGCTGGACCCGCTCCTACGCCCTGCCCGTGTGCGCCTCCTATGGCCGGCTCATCCCGCCGGAAGACAGCGGCAGCCTGAAACAGCGCCTGCGGGCCTGGGCGCGCTCCTGCGTGCTGCGCCTGCCCTGCCCGCCCCTGCGCGGCATGCGGCTGCATCAGGCCCTGCGCTATTCGCTGGCCCTGCTCCATCCCAGCCGCCAGTCCGATGCCAGCCGCCCTCTGGCCGCCCATTTCGGCAGCGCGGCCACCGGTGTGGAGCACGACCTGCCGCTCGATCCCCTGCCCATTTTCATCGGCGCCCTGCCCCAGACCCTTGCCGAGCTGGATCATCCCGACCACGTCGCCCCGGCGCGTGTCCCGCGCGTGCGCGTGGCCTCGGTCCGTGCGCATGAGGATACCCATTACCGCCAGAAGCTGGCCCTCTGGCGTGCCCGCGGCCACCGTGTCATGTTCGTCCAGCACGGGGGCAACGTGGGCCAGGTGCGCTGCCTGTGCGAGACCCCGCTGGTGGAGTTCAGCCAGCACGCGTTCGGCACCTGGGGCTGGAGCCATTACGAGGCCACGGGTGCGGGCAAGGGCGGCCAGTTCCTGCCGCTGCCCTATCCCCTGCTGGCCAACATGGCCGACCAGTGGCGCGGCGGCGACGATACTCTGCTCTTCGTAGGCGCGGAGATGCCCCTGTACGGGCACCGTCTCGACTCGCGCCCCACGCCCCTGCAATGGCTCCAGTACCGGGAAGACAAGCAGTGGTTCCTTGAGGATCTGCCCCGCCGCCTGCACGACAAGATCCTCTACCGCCCCCATTTCGACGCGCCGGGCTCGCTGGACGATGCGCCCTGGCTGTTGCCGCGCTTCCCCCATGTGCGCCTGTGCAGCGGCCCGCTGGAAGCCCGGATGCTCACCTGCGCCCTCATGGTGCTGGACCATCACGGCACCACCCTGCTCCAGGCCCTGGCGGCCAATGTGCCCACCATCGCCTACTGGGACAGATCCATCTGGCCCATGACCGACGAAGCCCTGGCCCGGCTGGACCTGCTGGCCGAGGCCGGCATCTGGCAGCCTTCCGCCGAGGCGGCCGCCGCCAAGGTCCGGGAAGTCTGGGACAACCCCGCCCGCTGGTGGCTGGATGAGCGCGTCCAGTCCGCCCGCCGGGCCTTCTGCCGCGAGCACGCCTTCGTCGATCCCAAGGGCCCGGATGCCCATATCGTTTCATTGCTGCAACGCCTGTAA
- a CDS encoding DMT family transporter, which translates to MKQNTSGYLLALLAVVIWSGNFVVARAVADMIPPWQCNFWRWFTAFVTILPFAWRHLREDWPALRRHWRFVVVMSLLGVTLMNTFFYKAGQSTESLNMALIAPTAPIIILIFSRLLYGEAITPRRLLGMLVVATGIVILVSRGDMERLAALRFAPGDLWSLGGAASFGLYSLFMRHRGTDLSVFGFSAATFGLGALFCVPPVLAEMCWLPPVQWEPAVIIGVLYAGVGCSFCSFCLWTAAISRIGPVRAGIVYYSMPVFAATGAHIVLGEAVNTAQVVGGMLIIGGILIATLQRPHLPVRKENS; encoded by the coding sequence ATGAAACAGAACACATCAGGCTACTTGCTGGCCCTGCTGGCCGTGGTCATCTGGTCGGGGAATTTCGTGGTGGCGCGCGCCGTGGCGGACATGATCCCGCCGTGGCAGTGCAACTTCTGGCGCTGGTTCACGGCCTTCGTCACCATCCTGCCCTTTGCCTGGCGCCATCTGCGCGAGGACTGGCCCGCTCTGCGCCGTCACTGGCGTTTTGTGGTGGTCATGTCCCTGCTGGGCGTGACGCTGATGAACACCTTTTTCTACAAGGCCGGGCAAAGCACAGAGAGCCTGAACATGGCCCTGATCGCGCCCACGGCCCCCATCATCATCCTGATATTCTCGCGCCTGCTCTACGGTGAGGCCATCACCCCGCGCCGTCTGCTGGGCATGCTGGTGGTGGCCACAGGCATCGTGATCCTGGTCAGCCGCGGCGATATGGAACGCCTGGCGGCCCTGCGCTTTGCCCCCGGTGACCTCTGGTCCCTGGGCGGAGCGGCAAGCTTTGGCCTGTATTCGCTGTTCATGCGCCACCGGGGCACGGATCTTTCGGTCTTCGGCTTCAGTGCCGCCACCTTCGGGCTGGGGGCGCTGTTCTGCGTGCCGCCCGTGCTGGCCGAGATGTGCTGGCTGCCGCCCGTGCAATGGGAGCCTGCCGTCATCATAGGCGTGCTCTATGCCGGGGTGGGCTGCTCCTTTTGTTCCTTCTGCCTCTGGACGGCCGCCATCAGCCGTATCGGGCCCGTGCGTGCGGGCATCGTCTACTACAGCATGCCCGTCTTCGCCGCCACGGGGGCCCATATCGTCCTTGGGGAGGCCGTCAACACGGCCCAGGTGGTGGGCGGCATGCTCATCATCGGCGGCATCCTGATCGCGACACTGCAACGACCGCACCTGCCGGTGCGCAAGGAGAACTCATGA
- the rdgB gene encoding RdgB/HAM1 family non-canonical purine NTP pyrophosphatase, translated as MNDNGKLRVVLATHNAGKIRELADPMADFGIEVVGLSLFPEIGEIEETGTTFEENALIKARAVCAATGLVAVADDSGLEVDALDKGPGVYSARYSNDWESLPGESVDKRNMRKLLFELRDVPQARRSCRFVSCMVAVHPDGRELVVRGTWEGRILEEPLGENGFGYDPLFWDESIRKSAAQLTRDEKNARSHRGNALRALLARWSDFMAGK; from the coding sequence ATGAACGACAACGGAAAGCTGCGGGTGGTGTTGGCCACCCATAATGCCGGCAAGATCCGGGAACTGGCCGATCCCATGGCCGACTTCGGCATCGAGGTAGTGGGCCTTTCCCTCTTCCCCGAGATCGGCGAGATCGAAGAGACCGGGACCACCTTCGAAGAGAACGCCCTCATCAAGGCCCGTGCCGTGTGTGCCGCCACCGGCCTTGTGGCCGTGGCCGACGACTCCGGCTTGGAAGTGGACGCCCTGGACAAGGGCCCCGGCGTCTATTCCGCCCGCTATTCCAACGACTGGGAAAGCCTGCCCGGCGAGAGCGTGGACAAGCGCAACATGCGCAAGCTGCTTTTCGAACTGCGCGATGTGCCCCAGGCCCGCCGCTCCTGCCGCTTCGTGAGCTGTATGGTGGCCGTGCATCCCGACGGCCGCGAGCTTGTGGTGCGCGGTACCTGGGAAGGTCGCATCCTCGAAGAGCCCCTGGGCGAGAACGGCTTCGGCTACGATCCCCTGTTCTGGGACGAGAGCATCCGCAAAAGCGCCGCCCAGCTCACCCGTGACGAGAAGAACGCCCGCAGCCATCGCGGCAATGCCCTGCGTGCCCTGCTGGCCCGCTGGTCCGATTTCATGGCCGGGAAGTAG
- a CDS encoding 4Fe-4S dicluster domain-containing protein — MIEHIQVIPDKCRACRRCEVACIAAHHGMTFKEAMKHRDVLVSRVQVVKAEGFKTTVRCHQCTPAPCCNICPTGALQQEEDGRITMRVQLCVACKMCIAVCPYGTISLDTIGMPEEGGETMAQRSRREVAVRCDMCKAWREENGKKITACMEACPVHALSMVEPDGTVIEAPKPEKKKPAAAE; from the coding sequence ATGATTGAGCATATTCAGGTAATACCCGACAAATGCCGCGCCTGCCGCCGCTGCGAAGTGGCCTGTATCGCCGCGCACCACGGGATGACCTTCAAGGAAGCCATGAAGCACCGCGACGTGCTGGTCTCGCGCGTGCAGGTGGTCAAGGCCGAAGGCTTCAAGACCACCGTGCGCTGCCACCAGTGCACCCCCGCCCCCTGCTGCAACATCTGCCCCACCGGCGCCCTGCAGCAGGAAGAGGACGGTCGCATCACCATGCGCGTGCAGCTGTGCGTGGCCTGCAAGATGTGCATCGCCGTCTGTCCCTACGGCACCATCTCGCTGGATACCATCGGCATGCCCGAAGAAGGCGGCGAGACCATGGCCCAGCGCAGCCGCCGCGAAGTGGCCGTGCGCTGCGACATGTGCAAGGCCTGGCGTGAAGAGAACGGCAAAAAGATCACCGCCTGCATGGAGGCCTGCCCCGTGCACGCCCTTTCCATGGTGGAGCCCGACGGCACCGTCATCGAAGCGCCCAAGCCCGAAAAGAAAAAGCCCGCTGCCGCCGAATAG
- a CDS encoding hydrogenase maturation nickel metallochaperone HypA/HybF has translation MHEASLVQGLLKIALKTVEDHNAAHPEQRVRRIRSITCELGLISCVEPQTLKGCFEIFAQGGMAEGAELILQTAPLPCRCTDCGHTFELHRRHFTCPHCGSDAIRFTGGHGLVMTNLEVEPEESHD, from the coding sequence ATGCACGAAGCCAGTCTTGTCCAGGGGCTGCTCAAGATAGCCCTGAAAACTGTGGAAGACCACAATGCGGCCCACCCGGAACAACGGGTGCGCCGCATCCGCAGCATCACCTGCGAGCTGGGCCTCATCTCCTGTGTGGAGCCGCAGACCCTGAAAGGCTGCTTCGAGATCTTTGCCCAGGGCGGCATGGCCGAAGGCGCGGAGCTCATCCTGCAGACCGCTCCCCTGCCCTGCCGCTGCACGGATTGCGGACATACATTCGAGCTGCACAGAAGGCACTTTACCTGCCCCCACTGCGGCAGCGACGCCATACGCTTCACCGGCGGACACGGTCTTGTGATGACCAATCTGGAGGTGGAGCCGGAGGAAAGCCATGATTGA
- a CDS encoding hydrogenase large subunit, with amino-acid sequence MSKLTTFNMPLGPVHVALEEPVYFNLTVEGETIRKVELTSGHVHRGMEALATQRNLIKNVTLTERVCSLCSNSHSFTYSMAVENVLGMEIPVRARYLRVLAEEIKRVASHLFNTAIQAHIIGFKSLFMHVMEVREMMQDVKETVYGNRMNLASNCIGGVKCDVPPDMLKYILGMIDKVEPAVDEIREIYATNAMVLGRTKGLGLLPREDALRLGVVGPVARGSGIAIDVRKDSPYAAYPDLEFKSITHDGCCIHSRTMVRLDEIFESFKLIRQCCERMPEGPHCVPMRQIHTAEACARSEAPRGEVFYYIRTNGTDIPARLKWRVPSYMNWEALGVMMRDCAVADVALITNSIDPCVSCTER; translated from the coding sequence ATGAGCAAGCTCACCACTTTCAACATGCCGCTGGGCCCCGTGCATGTGGCGCTTGAAGAGCCCGTCTACTTCAACCTCACCGTGGAAGGCGAGACCATCCGCAAGGTGGAGCTGACCTCCGGTCACGTGCACCGCGGCATGGAAGCCCTGGCCACCCAGCGCAACCTCATCAAGAACGTCACCCTGACCGAGCGCGTCTGCTCCCTGTGCTCCAACAGCCACAGCTTCACCTACAGCATGGCCGTGGAAAACGTGCTGGGCATGGAGATCCCCGTCCGCGCCCGCTACCTGCGCGTGCTGGCCGAAGAGATCAAGCGCGTGGCCTCGCACCTGTTCAACACCGCCATCCAGGCCCACATCATCGGCTTCAAGTCGCTGTTCATGCACGTCATGGAAGTGCGCGAGATGATGCAGGACGTGAAGGAGACCGTGTACGGCAACCGCATGAACCTGGCCTCCAACTGCATCGGCGGCGTCAAGTGCGACGTGCCCCCGGACATGCTCAAGTACATCCTGGGCATGATCGACAAGGTGGAGCCCGCCGTGGACGAGATCCGCGAGATCTATGCCACCAACGCCATGGTCCTGGGCCGTACCAAGGGCCTGGGCCTGCTGCCCAGGGAAGACGCCCTGCGCCTGGGCGTGGTGGGCCCCGTGGCGCGCGGTTCCGGCATCGCCATCGACGTGCGCAAGGATTCGCCCTATGCGGCCTATCCCGACCTGGAGTTCAAGAGCATCACCCATGACGGCTGCTGCATCCACTCCCGCACCATGGTGCGCCTGGACGAGATCTTCGAATCCTTCAAGCTCATCCGCCAGTGCTGCGAACGCATGCCCGAAGGCCCCCACTGCGTGCCCATGCGCCAGATCCACACGGCCGAAGCCTGCGCCCGCAGCGAAGCGCCCCGCGGCGAAGTCTTCTACTACATCCGTACCAACGGCACGGACATCCCGGCCCGACTCAAGTGGCGCGTGCCTTCGTACATGAACTGGGAGGCCCTGGGCGTCATGATGCGCGACTGCGCCGTGGCCGACGTGGCCCTGATCACCAACAGTATCGACCCCTGCGTCTCCTGCACGGAGCGCTAG
- a CDS encoding NADH-quinone oxidoreductase subunit C, translating to MQEILQGNAALIEALGALCTRDKAIHHSTDAYGNAFHWFRLDHPRFMSQAATALQGAHARLCMITAYNLKQLGEQQQELCYHFELQGVVYNITVTLTAEHNTVPSITPLFANADWHEREMMELYGIRVANQPNPRRLFLDEELDAGILNEAVPLSIMMNGACTTDLWERILKEKEGERA from the coding sequence ATGCAAGAGATTCTGCAAGGCAACGCCGCGCTCATAGAGGCTCTGGGAGCCCTCTGCACCCGCGACAAAGCCATACATCACAGCACCGACGCCTACGGCAACGCCTTCCACTGGTTCCGTCTGGACCATCCCCGTTTCATGAGCCAGGCCGCCACCGCCCTGCAGGGCGCCCATGCCCGTCTGTGCATGATCACGGCCTACAACCTGAAGCAGCTGGGCGAACAGCAGCAGGAACTGTGCTACCACTTCGAGCTGCAGGGCGTGGTCTACAACATCACCGTCACCCTGACCGCCGAACACAACACCGTGCCTTCCATCACCCCCCTGTTCGCCAATGCCGACTGGCATGAGCGCGAGATGATGGAACTGTACGGCATCCGCGTGGCCAACCAGCCCAACCCGCGCCGCCTCTTCCTTGACGAGGAACTGGACGCCGGCATCCTCAACGAGGCCGTGCCGCTGTCCATCATGATGAACGGGGCCTGCACCACGGACCTCTGGGAACGCATTCTGAAAGAAAAGGAAGGGGAACGCGCATGA
- a CDS encoding 4Fe-4S binding protein → MAGFLKILFRNLLQGPSTDPFPLGETFTPERLRGRVKIDPNLCMGCGVCRHVCAAGAINIRQKPDNSGYTITVWQDSCCLCASCRQYCPTGAMSITNDWHSAHLESEKFGRVEQQTINYEPCSHCGTLMRPLPLKLAEKLYAKNSEIDPDQIRHLCPKCRQIEDAKRSLCHLPEPHKAMEPAQTPASAAPTTD, encoded by the coding sequence ATGGCGGGTTTTCTGAAAATTCTGTTCCGCAATCTGCTGCAAGGCCCCAGCACGGACCCGTTCCCGCTGGGTGAAACATTCACGCCCGAGCGCTTGCGGGGCCGGGTGAAGATCGACCCCAACCTGTGCATGGGCTGCGGCGTGTGCCGTCATGTCTGTGCCGCCGGGGCCATCAACATCCGCCAGAAACCGGACAACAGCGGCTACACCATCACGGTCTGGCAGGACTCCTGCTGTCTGTGCGCCTCCTGCCGCCAGTACTGCCCCACCGGTGCCATGAGCATCACCAATGACTGGCATTCGGCCCACCTGGAGTCCGAAAAGTTCGGTCGTGTGGAGCAGCAGACCATCAATTACGAACCCTGCTCGCACTGCGGCACCCTCATGCGGCCCCTGCCGCTCAAACTGGCGGAAAAACTCTACGCCAAGAACAGCGAGATCGACCCCGACCAGATCCGTCACCTGTGCCCCAAGTGCCGCCAGATCGAGGACGCCAAACGCAGCCTTTGTCATCTGCCCGAGCCCCACAAAGCCATGGAGCCCGCCCAGACCCCCGCTTCTGCCGCGCCCACCACGGATTAG
- a CDS encoding NADH-quinone oxidoreductase subunit B family protein: MSLDNMLKKLSVRSPWLFRINAGSCNGCDVELATTACIPRYDVERLGCRYCGSPRHADIVLITGPLTTRVRDRVLAVWNEIPEPKITVAVGICPISGGVFREGYSIEGPISRYIPVDVNVAGCPPRPQAILEGVVLARKMWLKKLGIEE; the protein is encoded by the coding sequence ATGAGTCTGGACAACATGCTCAAGAAACTGTCGGTACGCTCGCCGTGGCTCTTCCGCATCAACGCGGGCTCCTGCAACGGCTGTGACGTGGAACTGGCCACCACGGCCTGCATCCCCCGCTACGACGTGGAACGCCTGGGGTGCCGGTACTGCGGCAGCCCCCGCCATGCCGACATCGTGCTCATCACCGGCCCGCTGACCACCCGTGTGCGCGACCGCGTGCTCGCGGTCTGGAACGAGATCCCCGAGCCCAAGATCACCGTGGCCGTGGGCATCTGCCCCATCTCCGGCGGCGTGTTCCGCGAAGGCTACTCCATCGAGGGCCCCATCTCGCGCTACATCCCCGTGGATGTGAACGTGGCCGGCTGTCCGCCCCGCCCCCAGGCCATCCTGGAAGGCGTGGTGCTGGCACGCAAGATGTGGCTCAAAAAGCTGGGCATCGAGGAATAA